The following coding sequences lie in one Pseudorca crassidens isolate mPseCra1 chromosome 2, mPseCra1.hap1, whole genome shotgun sequence genomic window:
- the LOC137220063 gene encoding left-right determination factor 2-like isoform X1 yields MRPLWLCWALWALPLAGPGAALTEERVLGSLLRQLRLSEAPVLDGADVERLIIPAHVRAQYVALLQRSHGARSRGKRFSQNFREVAGRFLVSEVSSHLLVFDMEQRLPPHSELVQAVLRLFQEPVPKAALRSHERLFPRSDRARVTVQWLHVRDDGSNRTSLIDSRLVSIHESGWKALDVTDAVNFWQQLRRPRQPLLLQVSVQREHLGPLASSAHTLVRFASQGPSGAGQREPQLELHTLDLRDYGAQGNCDPKVPATEGTHCCRREVYIDLQGMKWAENWVLEPPGFLAYECVGTCQQPPEPLTFKWPFLGPRQCIASETTSLPMIVSIPEGGKPRPQVVSLPNMRVQKCSCASDGAPVPRKLEP; encoded by the exons ATGCGGCCCCTCTGGCTCTGCTGGGCGCTCTGGGCGCTGCCCCTGGCCGGCCCCGGGGCGGCCCTGACCGAGGAGCGGGTCCTGGGCAGCCTGCTGCGGCAGCTGCGCCTCAGCGAGGCTCCCGTCCTGGACGGGGCCGATGTGGAGAGGCTGATCATCCCTGCCCACGTGAGGGCCCAGTACGTGGCCCTGCTGCAGCGCAGCCACGGGGCCCGCTCCCGGGGGAAGAGGTTCAGCCAGAACTTCCGAG AGGTGGCCGGCAGGTTCCTGGTGTCCGAGGTCTCCTCGCACCTGCTGGTGTTCGACATGGAGCAGCGGCTGCCGCCCCACAGCGAGCTGGTGCAGGCCGTGCTGCGCCTCTTCCAGGAGCCGGTTCCTAAGGCCGCGCTCCGCAGCCACGAGCGGCTCTTCCCGCGCAGCGACCGCGCCCGAGTCACCGTCCAGTGGCTGCACGTCCGCGACGACGGTTCCAACCGGACCTCCCTCATCGACTCCAG GCTGGTGTCCATCCACGAGAGCGGCTGGAAGGCCTTGGACGTGACGGATGCCGTGAACTTCTGGCAGCAGCTGCGCCGGCCCCGGCAGCCGCTGCTGCTGCAGGTGTCGGTGCAGCGGGAGCACCTGGGCCCGCTGGCCTCCAGCGCCCACACGCTGGTCCGCTTCGCCTCGCAGGGGCCGTCGGGCGCCGGGCAGCGGGAGCCCCAGCTGGAGCTGCACACCCTGGACCTCAGGGATTACGG AGCTCAGGGAAACTGTGATCCTAAGGTACCAGCGACCGAGGGCACCCACTGCTGCCGCCGGGAGGTGTACATTGACCTGCAGGGGATGAAGTGGGCTGAGAACTGGGTCCTGGAGCCCCCAGGCTTCCTGGCCTATGAGTGTGTGGGCACCTGCCAGCAGCCCCCAGAGCCCCTGACCTTCAAGTGGCCATTTCTGGGGCCGAGACAGTGCATCGCCTCAGAGACGACCTCGCTGCCCATGATTGTCAGCATCCCGGAGGGAGGCAAGCCCAGGCCCCAGGTGGTCAGCTTGCCCAACATGAGGGTGCAGAAGTGCAGCTGTGCCTCGGATGGGGCGCCTGTACCAAGGAAGCTGGAGCCGTAG
- the LOC137220063 gene encoding left-right determination factor 2-like isoform X2 has translation MRPLWLCWALWALPLAGPGAALTEERVLGSLLRQLRLSEAPVLDGADVERLIIPAHVRAQYVALLQRSHGARSRGKRFSQNFREVAGRFLVSEAALRSHERLFPRSDRARVTVQWLHVRDDGSNRTSLIDSRLVSIHESGWKALDVTDAVNFWQQLRRPRQPLLLQVSVQREHLGPLASSAHTLVRFASQGPSGAGQREPQLELHTLDLRDYGAQGNCDPKVPATEGTHCCRREVYIDLQGMKWAENWVLEPPGFLAYECVGTCQQPPEPLTFKWPFLGPRQCIASETTSLPMIVSIPEGGKPRPQVVSLPNMRVQKCSCASDGAPVPRKLEP, from the exons ATGCGGCCCCTCTGGCTCTGCTGGGCGCTCTGGGCGCTGCCCCTGGCCGGCCCCGGGGCGGCCCTGACCGAGGAGCGGGTCCTGGGCAGCCTGCTGCGGCAGCTGCGCCTCAGCGAGGCTCCCGTCCTGGACGGGGCCGATGTGGAGAGGCTGATCATCCCTGCCCACGTGAGGGCCCAGTACGTGGCCCTGCTGCAGCGCAGCCACGGGGCCCGCTCCCGGGGGAAGAGGTTCAGCCAGAACTTCCGAG AGGTGGCCGGCAGGTTCCTGGTGTCCGAG GCCGCGCTCCGCAGCCACGAGCGGCTCTTCCCGCGCAGCGACCGCGCCCGAGTCACCGTCCAGTGGCTGCACGTCCGCGACGACGGTTCCAACCGGACCTCCCTCATCGACTCCAG GCTGGTGTCCATCCACGAGAGCGGCTGGAAGGCCTTGGACGTGACGGATGCCGTGAACTTCTGGCAGCAGCTGCGCCGGCCCCGGCAGCCGCTGCTGCTGCAGGTGTCGGTGCAGCGGGAGCACCTGGGCCCGCTGGCCTCCAGCGCCCACACGCTGGTCCGCTTCGCCTCGCAGGGGCCGTCGGGCGCCGGGCAGCGGGAGCCCCAGCTGGAGCTGCACACCCTGGACCTCAGGGATTACGG AGCTCAGGGAAACTGTGATCCTAAGGTACCAGCGACCGAGGGCACCCACTGCTGCCGCCGGGAGGTGTACATTGACCTGCAGGGGATGAAGTGGGCTGAGAACTGGGTCCTGGAGCCCCCAGGCTTCCTGGCCTATGAGTGTGTGGGCACCTGCCAGCAGCCCCCAGAGCCCCTGACCTTCAAGTGGCCATTTCTGGGGCCGAGACAGTGCATCGCCTCAGAGACGACCTCGCTGCCCATGATTGTCAGCATCCCGGAGGGAGGCAAGCCCAGGCCCCAGGTGGTCAGCTTGCCCAACATGAGGGTGCAGAAGTGCAGCTGTGCCTCGGATGGGGCGCCTGTACCAAGGAAGCTGGAGCCGTAG